The following are from one region of the Ignavibacteriota bacterium genome:
- a CDS encoding AAA family ATPase: MTLHEEIVAILKEVGHGLMTKEIAEKVNERGNYHKRDGSSVTPFQIHGRTKNYPKLFTREGNYVGLVEWEGKKETFYVEPDSIVGSVEFSLSDAITLVLKDNKDELTTKVIADEINRRYKGEFEGVLPTSAGKIFLEAKNNPKIFEINGDKVGLMEWNDFDASVSDDYRYYTEGLLEKAQQEQSVTEISIKHIGIANFKSYNSIQELKIKPITLLFGPNSSGKSSLIHSLLYLQNAFSSKELDTHYMKISGDSVDLGGFRQLVHKRDFQRSINFYIDIDAEKGNETLRKNFPETNIVSARFEVRQPLEQRKKKKVIRVEDHQIYYDELPTDEFIATGKPKVQKFEILTDGEPLLNIGLTKNLAFRIDYLNLENSLLKRLIEALIISNTTTPEIKQSDWNIIQEAMDSIINELYSNDTLFIPRHLKKVRESFYDASKTVLPISRDSRESDLVSSLKLYLPFALTEIIESVYNELDSQLSNLIYLGPVRSFPARHLAFTNNNDPNWIAGGANAWETLRDFKDIRDKVNNWLSSTAKLNTKYKLEVRKHIDPKSKDFEDQIWAAAQDIDFELSEFKEWSGDSGVFDKVLEKVNQDDAIEGINDLVLVDQNSNTVVTHRDVGFGISQVIPVLVSAYANKGKTILIEQPEIHLHPALQAELGSLIVSSALGENKNTFILENHSETMMLRILKLIRESTLNKDNGLPKLTPDDVALIFVENTKNGTILRNLRIDRMGKILDPIPGGFFEEDFEEMFS; the protein is encoded by the coding sequence ATGACACTGCACGAAGAGATTGTTGCAATACTCAAAGAAGTTGGTCACGGACTGATGACAAAAGAGATTGCTGAGAAGGTAAATGAAAGGGGAAATTATCATAAGCGGGATGGTTCATCTGTAACACCATTTCAAATACATGGCAGAACAAAAAATTATCCTAAGCTCTTTACACGTGAGGGTAACTATGTTGGTCTTGTTGAATGGGAAGGGAAAAAGGAAACGTTTTATGTTGAGCCAGATTCAATCGTTGGAAGTGTTGAATTTTCACTGTCAGATGCAATTACCCTGGTATTAAAAGATAACAAGGATGAACTCACAACAAAAGTAATTGCGGATGAAATTAACCGTAGATATAAGGGGGAATTTGAAGGAGTTCTTCCTACAAGTGCTGGCAAAATATTTTTAGAAGCAAAAAATAATCCGAAAATATTTGAAATTAATGGCGACAAAGTTGGATTGATGGAATGGAATGATTTTGATGCCTCCGTATCAGATGATTATCGCTATTATACTGAAGGACTGCTTGAAAAAGCTCAACAAGAACAGAGTGTTACGGAAATATCAATTAAACATATTGGAATTGCCAATTTTAAAAGTTATAACTCCATACAAGAATTGAAAATCAAACCGATAACATTACTTTTTGGACCTAACAGTTCAGGCAAATCAAGTCTTATACATTCACTGCTGTATCTACAAAATGCTTTTAGTAGTAAAGAACTTGATACTCATTATATGAAAATAAGTGGTGATTCTGTGGACCTGGGTGGATTCAGACAGTTGGTTCATAAACGGGATTTCCAAAGATCGATTAATTTTTACATTGACATAGATGCTGAGAAAGGAAATGAAACTTTAAGGAAAAACTTTCCAGAAACAAATATTGTTTCAGCGAGGTTTGAAGTTAGGCAACCACTTGAACAAAGGAAGAAAAAGAAAGTAATTCGGGTTGAAGATCATCAAATTTATTATGATGAACTGCCAACCGATGAATTTATCGCCACTGGCAAGCCCAAAGTGCAAAAGTTTGAAATCTTAACCGATGGCGAACCCTTATTGAATATTGGTTTAACGAAAAATCTTGCTTTTAGGATTGATTACCTGAATTTAGAAAATTCTCTCCTTAAAAGATTAATTGAGGCTCTAATAATTTCAAATACAACGACACCAGAAATAAAGCAAAGTGATTGGAATATTATTCAGGAAGCAATGGATTCGATTATAAACGAATTATATTCCAACGACACATTATTTATTCCCAGACATCTGAAAAAAGTTCGTGAATCATTTTATGATGCATCCAAGACTGTTTTACCGATTAGTCGTGATTCAAGAGAAAGCGATTTAGTTAGTTCGCTAAAATTGTACTTACCATTTGCGCTAACTGAAATTATAGAATCAGTTTATAATGAACTTGATTCCCAACTAAGTAATCTAATTTACCTTGGACCAGTAAGATCATTCCCAGCCAGACATCTTGCATTCACAAACAATAATGATCCGAACTGGATTGCCGGCGGAGCAAATGCCTGGGAGACTCTAAGAGACTTTAAAGATATAAGAGATAAAGTTAATAATTGGTTGAGCTCGACTGCTAAGCTTAATACAAAATATAAGCTGGAAGTCCGAAAGCATATTGATCCAAAGTCTAAGGATTTTGAAGATCAAATATGGGCTGCAGCACAGGATATCGATTTTGAATTATCTGAATTCAAGGAATGGAGTGGGGATAGTGGAGTTTTTGACAAAGTATTGGAAAAAGTGAATCAAGATGATGCGATTGAAGGAATTAATGACCTAGTTCTTGTAGATCAGAATTCTAATACGGTTGTAACACATCGTGATGTTGGTTTTGGGATTAGTCAAGTTATACCAGTATTAGTTTCTGCATACGCAAATAAAGGTAAAACGATTTTGATTGAACAACCAGAGATACATTTACACCCCGCACTACAAGCAGAATTAGGAAGTTTAATAGTCAGTTCTGCGTTGGGTGAGAATAAGAATACTTTCATTCTGGAAAATCATAGCGAAACCATGATGTTGAGGATACTTAAATTGATTAGAGAATCGACTCTAAATAAGGATAATGGATTACCAAAATTAACTCCCGATGATGTTGCTTTAATTTTTGTTGAGAACACAAAAAACGGAACGATTCTCAGAAATTTACGAATTGATAGAATGGGTAAAATTCTTGATCCAATACCTGGCGGATTCTTTGAAGAAGATTTTGAGGAGATGTTCAGTTGA
- a CDS encoding SAM-dependent DNA methyltransferase: MNQEIRRKLDRITNILFAGGVNNPITYIEQISYLIYLKLLDERESEIAIQQRLAATRAKSLYPEQAKRFRWFEWKGLSGEKLVKFVRDEVFPYMSSINSENQHIASYFRDAVLEINDPAVLKQVVDEIDEINFSKLGSDVKGDIYEYMLTYLNTMEGALLGQFRTPRQIRKMMVEIVDPDWRDTIYDPACGTAGFLIDALEFIMAKHSEKTIDVPIYGEEWLLKQYFNKQEAEVQLKFKEEDFSFDDDPKLRENFITELKKEVPNLMTYRKGNGDLIPDWGILEASIYGVDVSRQIMRIATMNMVLHGLMKANVKRGNTLSEMGGLTEEDLYRQYKVILSNPPFAGVLPKESIRENLPKNTKKSELLFLAVMMDSLVEGGICAVVVPEGLLFGSTNAHLELRVKLVEQFQLLSVISLPAGVFKPYAGVKTSILVFKKPFKEGLFEDKPATEKVWFYEIQNDGYDPDKITGGGRPETPDKNDIPDLIMQWNSYKKSNFKNPPGVEALSILEHGSEEPKCWWALVDKIAENDYNLSAGRYKPQITQKVNDEKPVDLIKNVIEIEKKITEQLYKLLNEIK; encoded by the coding sequence ATGAACCAGGAAATACGAAGAAAACTTGACCGAATAACAAATATTTTATTTGCTGGTGGAGTAAATAATCCGATCACCTATATCGAACAGATTTCATATCTGATCTATCTTAAATTATTGGATGAAAGAGAAAGTGAAATCGCAATCCAACAAAGACTAGCTGCGACACGGGCAAAATCACTTTATCCAGAACAAGCAAAAAGATTCAGATGGTTCGAGTGGAAAGGTCTTAGCGGTGAAAAGCTTGTAAAGTTTGTTCGTGACGAAGTCTTTCCCTATATGTCTTCAATAAATAGTGAAAATCAGCATATAGCTTCTTATTTCCGCGATGCTGTATTAGAAATAAACGACCCTGCAGTATTGAAACAAGTTGTTGATGAAATAGATGAAATCAATTTTTCCAAACTTGGTTCCGATGTTAAGGGTGATATTTATGAATATATGCTCACTTATCTTAACACGATGGAAGGTGCTTTGCTGGGTCAGTTCAGAACTCCAAGGCAAATTAGAAAGATGATGGTTGAAATTGTAGACCCCGATTGGCGTGATACGATTTACGATCCTGCTTGCGGAACAGCGGGTTTCTTAATTGATGCACTTGAATTTATTATGGCAAAGCATTCTGAGAAGACTATTGATGTACCAATTTATGGAGAAGAATGGCTGTTAAAGCAATATTTCAATAAGCAGGAAGCTGAAGTTCAATTAAAATTTAAAGAAGAAGATTTTTCTTTTGATGATGATCCTAAGCTCAGAGAGAATTTTATTACTGAATTGAAAAAAGAAGTTCCCAATTTAATGACTTATAGAAAAGGAAATGGCGACTTGATACCTGACTGGGGAATTCTTGAAGCTTCTATCTATGGAGTGGATGTAAGCAGACAGATAATGCGTATTGCTACAATGAATATGGTTTTGCACGGACTGATGAAAGCAAATGTTAAAAGAGGAAATACTCTATCTGAAATGGGTGGATTGACTGAAGAAGATCTTTACCGTCAATACAAAGTCATTCTTTCAAATCCGCCATTTGCAGGTGTTCTACCTAAAGAGTCTATCAGAGAAAACTTGCCAAAGAATACAAAGAAAAGTGAGCTGCTCTTTCTGGCAGTAATGATGGATTCGCTTGTTGAAGGAGGGATATGTGCAGTAGTTGTTCCTGAAGGTCTGTTGTTTGGTTCTACTAATGCACACCTGGAGTTGCGAGTTAAGCTGGTTGAACAATTCCAATTGCTATCTGTTATTTCCTTACCAGCAGGAGTGTTTAAACCTTATGCGGGAGTAAAAACTTCTATTCTTGTCTTTAAGAAACCTTTTAAAGAAGGATTGTTTGAAGATAAACCTGCAACAGAAAAAGTTTGGTTTTATGAAATACAAAATGATGGCTATGATCCCGATAAAATTACGGGAGGCGGAAGACCTGAAACCCCAGATAAAAATGATATTCCCGATTTGATTATGCAATGGAACAGTTATAAAAAATCCAACTTTAAAAATCCTCCCGGAGTTGAAGCTTTATCAATTCTTGAACACGGAAGTGAAGAACCCAAATGCTGGTGGGCTCTGGTTGATAAGATTGCTGAGAACGATTACAACCTTTCTGCTGGAAGATACAAACCGCAGATTACACAAAAGGTTAATGATGAAAAACCTGTTGATTTGATAAAAAATGTTATTGAAATTGAAAAGAAGATTACCGAACAATTATATAAACTACTAAACGAAATTAAGTAA
- a CDS encoding DEAD/DEAH box helicase family protein, producing the protein MSFNSSEQDARIVINDLLKDSGWDLKDSFQVRTEVPINIVKENQDKYSDRDYSEDKTLGRADYVLYDRDGKPLAVVEAKKSALHPYRAKQQTLPYAKAIGAPFIFLTNGELIYFWDYTNDDARIVNSFYSQKDLERIVKQRANREPMAHMPIPDNYIRQGEVRNVRDYQKEAMKALDHSLELGKRRFLIELPTGTGKTDLIALYLKRLIEAGRAEKILFLVDREQLAKQALEAIQDILRQYSSYWLRPGVIREEKQITVCLLQTMISRYTDYTSGYFDVVIADECHRSIYGAWQTALTHFDAFHIGLTATPSIYIERNTFDFYQCKNEAPDFSLPIRKAFEGEYLVPYKFAERITKLMTEGVEVDEEYYDPAEFERIWTNEKTNRLMMEEFDKLAWENYKELAPGQSKGPGKTIVFAITKNHATRLAKFLNELHPESRGQYAEVITSDVTNADELIRKFKREDYPMVAVSVGMLDTGFDCREVLHLVMCRRVRSPILYQQMRGRGTRTCPKIDKRKFMIYDFFGNHEYFNDSEVDIFSGSGFGNAYETKPDKPKTAKELIELGLDDEWMYSVKYVEVGPQGERVDKKEYVTNWEQTIKRQLENDPLIEKIKNQSAAQEEEREKYGLTPEEEQSLAESLNSPEMYFNEDNLRKAYQQPGGNLIDFIKYALGTEKQKSKEEIVTENFHAWLITKSLSPEQAQYLSMLKNRGIVKGKIEMEELFKPPLSILNAAGLGVELFGEDGLKDVIKEMNESLFTLKAG; encoded by the coding sequence ATGAGTTTTAATTCCTCCGAACAAGACGCAAGAATAGTTATTAACGATCTGTTAAAAGATTCTGGCTGGGATTTGAAAGATAGTTTCCAGGTGCGGACAGAAGTGCCTATTAATATAGTTAAAGAGAATCAGGATAAATATTCGGATAGAGATTATTCAGAAGATAAAACTCTTGGCAGAGCTGATTATGTTCTTTATGATCGAGATGGGAAACCACTTGCTGTAGTTGAAGCAAAGAAATCCGCACTTCATCCGTATCGAGCTAAGCAACAAACACTTCCTTATGCAAAAGCAATAGGTGCTCCGTTCATCTTTTTAACAAATGGAGAATTAATTTATTTCTGGGATTACACTAACGACGATGCAAGAATTGTAAACTCTTTTTATTCTCAGAAGGATCTAGAGAGAATAGTAAAGCAAAGAGCTAACAGAGAACCAATGGCTCATATGCCAATTCCTGATAATTACATCAGGCAAGGTGAAGTAAGAAATGTGAGAGATTACCAGAAGGAAGCAATGAAAGCTTTAGACCATTCCTTGGAATTAGGCAAAAGAAGATTCTTGATTGAACTTCCAACAGGTACAGGAAAGACCGACCTAATTGCTTTATATCTTAAAAGATTAATTGAAGCAGGAAGAGCAGAAAAAATTCTTTTTTTGGTTGATCGTGAACAACTCGCTAAGCAAGCTCTTGAAGCTATACAGGACATACTCAGGCAATACAGCAGTTATTGGTTAAGACCTGGAGTTATTAGAGAAGAAAAACAAATCACGGTTTGTTTATTACAGACAATGATTTCACGATATACCGATTATACGAGCGGATATTTTGATGTTGTTATTGCTGATGAATGTCATCGTTCAATTTATGGTGCCTGGCAGACAGCTTTAACACATTTTGATGCTTTTCACATTGGATTAACTGCCACGCCTTCAATATATATTGAAAGAAATACTTTTGATTTCTATCAATGTAAGAATGAAGCACCTGATTTCTCTTTACCAATTAGAAAAGCATTTGAAGGTGAATATTTAGTGCCCTATAAATTTGCAGAGAGAATTACAAAACTGATGACTGAAGGTGTAGAGGTTGATGAAGAATATTATGATCCAGCTGAGTTTGAAAGAATATGGACAAACGAAAAGACGAATCGTTTGATGATGGAAGAGTTTGACAAACTTGCTTGGGAAAATTATAAAGAACTTGCACCAGGACAATCAAAAGGTCCCGGCAAAACAATAGTTTTTGCAATTACGAAAAATCATGCAACAAGATTAGCAAAATTCCTCAATGAGTTACATCCTGAATCACGTGGACAATATGCAGAAGTAATTACTAGTGATGTGACAAATGCTGATGAACTGATAAGAAAATTTAAGAGAGAAGATTACCCGATGGTTGCTGTGAGTGTAGGAATGCTTGATACTGGTTTTGACTGTCGTGAAGTTTTACATCTTGTTATGTGTCGAAGAGTTCGATCTCCAATTCTCTATCAGCAGATGCGAGGCAGAGGAACAAGAACGTGTCCAAAGATTGATAAGAGGAAATTTATGATCTATGACTTCTTTGGTAATCACGAATACTTTAATGATAGCGAGGTGGATATTTTCTCTGGGTCTGGTTTTGGCAACGCTTATGAGACTAAACCAGATAAACCGAAAACTGCAAAAGAACTTATTGAACTTGGATTAGACGATGAATGGATGTATAGTGTAAAATATGTTGAAGTTGGTCCACAGGGCGAAAGAGTGGATAAAAAGGAATATGTTACTAATTGGGAACAGACCATAAAGCGGCAATTAGAAAATGATCCACTCATTGAAAAGATAAAAAATCAATCGGCTGCACAAGAAGAAGAAAGAGAAAAATATGGACTAACCCCAGAAGAAGAACAAAGTCTTGCGGAATCACTTAACTCTCCAGAAATGTATTTCAACGAAGACAATTTAAGAAAAGCATATCAGCAGCCTGGTGGTAACCTTATAGACTTTATTAAATATGCCTTAGGAACTGAAAAACAGAAGTCAAAAGAAGAAATTGTAACGGAAAATTTTCACGCCTGGCTCATAACAAAATCACTCTCACCTGAACAGGCTCAGTATCTTTCTATGCTGAAGAACAGAGGAATTGTGAAAGGTAAAATTGAGATGGAGGAATTATTTAAACCACCTTTATCAATATTGAATGCTGCTGGTTTGGGTGTAGAATTATTTGGCGAAGATGGGTTAAAAGATGTTATTAAAGAAATGAATGAATCACTATTTACGCTTAAAGCTGGATAA
- a CDS encoding DUF1016 domain-containing protein — protein sequence MINDSKISKPNKYTSLISGIAELLESARSKTTRVINAILTATYWEIGRRIVEYEQSGVVKAKYGKKLLQNISNDLTKNIGRGFSVDNLELMRLFYLAYPKDKISETLFRKSDSNKSDTLSRIFKSEKLYDIFPLSWSHYVILIRRAKKKEARNFYETEALRNGWSVRLLDRQISSQFYERTLLSKNKAAMLKKGEKLLPEDIVTPEEEIKDPFILEFLGLKDEYSENELEEALIIHLEKFLLELGGEFAFIGRQKRLRIGNEWYRIDLLFFHRKLKCLVVIDLKVGRFTHADAGQMHLYLNFAKDNWTNKGENPPVGLILCAEKDSAVAKYALAGLPNKVLASEYKLTLPDEELLAGEIEKTRKTIEKRRLLKSKKLK from the coding sequence ATGATTAATGATTCAAAAATAAGCAAGCCAAATAAATACACTTCGCTAATCAGTGGAATTGCAGAACTACTCGAATCCGCCAGAAGCAAAACTACAAGGGTCATCAATGCAATCCTGACAGCTACCTATTGGGAAATTGGGAGAAGAATTGTAGAGTATGAACAATCCGGTGTGGTAAAAGCCAAATATGGGAAAAAATTATTGCAAAATATTTCAAATGATTTAACAAAAAATATTGGGAGAGGATTTTCTGTTGATAATCTGGAATTAATGAGATTGTTTTACCTGGCTTATCCAAAAGATAAGATTTCCGAGACGCTGTTTCGGAAATCCGACTCAAACAAATCCGATACATTGTCTCGGATTTTTAAATCTGAAAAACTTTATGATATTTTTCCACTTTCCTGGTCTCACTATGTTATATTGATTCGAAGGGCGAAGAAAAAAGAAGCTCGCAATTTTTATGAAACAGAAGCACTTAGAAATGGTTGGTCTGTAAGATTACTTGACAGGCAAATTTCATCTCAGTTTTATGAGAGAACATTGCTTTCAAAAAACAAAGCAGCAATGCTTAAGAAAGGCGAAAAACTTTTGCCTGAAGATATAGTTACGCCTGAAGAAGAAATTAAAGATCCTTTCATTTTGGAATTTCTTGGATTGAAAGATGAATACTCAGAAAATGAACTCGAAGAAGCATTGATAATTCATCTCGAGAAATTCCTTCTTGAGCTTGGTGGAGAATTTGCTTTCATTGGTCGCCAGAAACGATTGCGAATTGGAAATGAGTGGTATAGAATTGATTTGCTGTTTTTCCACAGGAAATTAAAATGTCTTGTAGTAATTGATTTAAAAGTTGGAAGATTCACTCACGCAGATGCCGGGCAGATGCATCTTTATCTTAACTTTGCAAAGGATAATTGGACTAATAAAGGTGAAAATCCGCCGGTTGGATTAATACTCTGTGCTGAAAAAGACAGTGCAGTAGCAAAGTATGCTCTTGCCGGGTTACCTAATAAAGTTCTCGCTTCAGAATATAAATTAACGCTTCCCGATGAGGAACTACTTGCAGGTGAAATCGAAAAGACAAGAAAGACAATTGAAAAAAGAAGGTTACTAAAATCTAAAAAGCTGAAGTAG
- a CDS encoding methylenetetrahydrofolate reductase [NAD(P)H], whose translation MKVIDHLEKAKEPLISFELIPPKRGGDITDVLHVLDGIIKFRPPFIDITSHSAEVIYEETSEGIKKKVKRKRPGTLGICALIQNKYNVDAVPHILVKGFTREETEDFMIELNYLGIDNILAIRGDDSGYEKPIPVGRSANRNSVELVEQIMRMNKGIYLEESLLDAKPTNFCVGVGGYPEKHFEAPNLKADIKFAKEKVDAGAEYIVTQMYYDNKFYFEYVDKCREAGINVPIIPGLKILTSKAQLHSIPKDFHVTIPSALSDEIEKAKPEEVMNIGVEWAANQVLELLDKNVPSVHFYVMLNARPTNMVMERLKLFNKVF comes from the coding sequence ATGAAAGTAATTGATCATTTAGAGAAGGCGAAAGAACCTCTTATAAGTTTTGAATTGATACCTCCAAAACGAGGCGGAGATATCACGGATGTTTTACACGTTCTCGATGGAATAATAAAATTCAGACCACCGTTTATTGATATTACCAGTCATTCCGCAGAAGTTATCTACGAGGAAACCTCTGAAGGAATTAAAAAGAAAGTAAAAAGAAAACGTCCCGGAACTCTCGGAATCTGTGCCCTCATTCAGAATAAATATAATGTTGATGCTGTTCCTCATATTCTTGTAAAAGGATTTACCCGTGAAGAAACAGAAGACTTTATGATCGAGTTGAATTATCTTGGTATTGATAATATTCTTGCAATCCGCGGAGACGACAGCGGATATGAAAAACCAATTCCTGTTGGAAGAAGTGCAAACAGAAATTCAGTTGAACTTGTTGAACAAATTATGAGAATGAACAAAGGAATTTATCTCGAGGAATCTCTGCTCGATGCAAAGCCAACAAATTTTTGTGTTGGTGTCGGTGGTTATCCTGAAAAACATTTTGAAGCTCCGAATTTAAAAGCTGATATTAAATTCGCAAAAGAAAAAGTTGATGCCGGCGCAGAATACATTGTTACTCAAATGTATTATGATAATAAATTTTATTTTGAATATGTTGATAAATGCCGTGAAGCAGGAATAAATGTTCCGATTATTCCGGGATTAAAAATTTTAACTTCAAAAGCTCAGCTTCATTCTATTCCAAAAGATTTTCACGTTACAATTCCTTCCGCTTTATCAGACGAAATTGAAAAAGCAAAACCGGAAGAAGTTATGAATATCGGAGTTGAATGGGCTGCAAACCAGGTTCTTGAACTTCTTGATAAGAATGTTCCAAGCGTTCATTTTTATGTTATGCTGAATGCCAGACCGACTAATATGGTTATGGAACGTCTGAAATTATTTAATAAAGTTTTTTAG
- a CDS encoding Gfo/Idh/MocA family oxidoreductase — MVNVRKPVVKKLKWGVAGCGRFSEHTFIPTIKFLRRSFVQSFYSHNLNRAKELAELSGASGYFDSYDEFLKSDIDCVFIGSVNAHHYEQVIKAAEAGKNILCEKPLSITSKQAEEMVQVCKKNNVLFAVNYVHRLHPHVIKAKELIKNQTIGKLVSINLSFNLDFPPGNNFRFKKDLSGGGALRDLGTHLIDLLRFFGGEISEINGYMDNIIYNYEVEDYVSAIVKYENGNYGSFNVSYNTKKAFNRIEILGHTGAISIENFIGVKGVPSKLTIQLDGEAKKSFRKRGNKFLFMMRAIQKSFLKNQTPPVTGEDGLINMKLMEELERKCQR; from the coding sequence ATGGTTAATGTAAGAAAACCTGTCGTAAAAAAATTAAAATGGGGAGTTGCAGGCTGTGGAAGATTTAGCGAGCACACTTTTATTCCCACAATAAAATTTTTAAGAAGAAGTTTTGTTCAATCATTTTATAGTCATAATCTTAACAGGGCAAAAGAACTTGCTGAATTATCCGGCGCTTCAGGATATTTTGACAGCTATGATGAATTTCTGAAATCAGATATTGATTGCGTTTTTATCGGAAGTGTAAATGCACATCATTATGAACAGGTCATCAAAGCTGCGGAAGCCGGAAAAAATATTCTTTGTGAAAAGCCATTATCGATTACCAGCAAGCAAGCAGAAGAAATGGTTCAGGTCTGCAAAAAAAATAATGTTTTGTTTGCAGTAAATTATGTTCATCGTCTCCATCCTCATGTAATAAAAGCAAAAGAATTAATAAAAAATCAGACTATTGGAAAACTTGTAAGTATAAATCTCTCATTCAATCTTGATTTTCCACCGGGCAATAATTTCAGATTTAAAAAAGATTTAAGTGGCGGTGGTGCCTTGCGTGATCTCGGAACTCATTTAATTGATTTGTTAAGATTTTTTGGCGGAGAAATTTCAGAGATAAATGGTTATATGGATAACATCATTTATAATTATGAAGTTGAAGATTATGTATCAGCAATTGTAAAGTACGAGAATGGAAACTATGGTTCGTTCAATGTTTCTTACAACACTAAAAAAGCATTCAACAGGATTGAAATACTTGGACACACTGGTGCAATAAGCATCGAAAATTTTATTGGAGTAAAAGGAGTTCCTTCAAAACTTACTATTCAGCTTGATGGTGAAGCAAAAAAAAGTTTCCGCAAGCGTGGTAATAAATTTTTGTTTATGATGCGGGCTATTCAAAAATCATTTTTGAAAAATCAGACACCACCTGTTACTGGCGAAGACGGATTGATCAATATGAAATTAATGGAAGAGCTTGAAAGAAAATGTCAGAGATAG
- a CDS encoding class II aldolase/adducin family protein — protein MSEIDKLISVCHKVYQKGFVAASDGNVSLITDDNTILITRSGICKGEITEKDILEFDFNGKHLKGEGKITTEFKLHLYAYSKRKDVNAVVHCHPIHSTAFSLLGEGLVNHYFPEVILTLGKVHLCKYAAPSTNDLPLSLDPFIEYGWAFLLQNHGAMTLGKNVDDAYYKMEKLEHAAETLFKARLLGKPNELSPEDVKRLVELSEETYGITQDPRNVF, from the coding sequence ATGTCAGAGATAGATAAGCTCATTTCTGTTTGTCACAAAGTTTATCAGAAAGGGTTTGTTGCAGCCAGTGATGGAAATGTTTCACTGATCACTGATGATAATACAATTCTCATTACTCGTTCAGGAATCTGCAAAGGAGAAATAACAGAAAAAGATATTCTTGAATTTGATTTCAACGGAAAACATTTAAAAGGCGAAGGAAAAATCACAACTGAATTTAAATTACATCTTTATGCATATTCAAAAAGAAAAGATGTAAATGCAGTTGTGCATTGTCATCCAATTCATTCAACCGCTTTTTCACTTTTGGGTGAAGGACTTGTTAATCATTATTTCCCTGAAGTGATTTTAACACTCGGGAAAGTTCACCTTTGCAAGTATGCAGCACCATCAACAAATGATCTCCCGTTGAGTCTCGACCCTTTTATTGAATACGGCTGGGCATTTCTATTACAAAATCACGGTGCAATGACACTCGGAAAAAATGTTGATGATGCTTATTACAAAATGGAAAAACTTGAACACGCAGCAGAAACTTTATTCAAAGCGCGATTGCTTGGAAAACCAAATGAGTTATCTCCCGAAGATGTGAAAAGATTAGTTGAATTATCCGAAGAGACTTACGGAATTACACAGGATCCGAGAAATGTTTTTTAA